The genomic stretch TCTTCTTTTGAAGATACAGCGCCTTCGATTGCCCCACCTTTGATTTCAAGTGCTTCAGCATCTTTAGCAAAGTCACTAAGAACTTTTGCTGGTGCAACAACATCTTCGTTAGAAAATGCTACTGCAGATGGTCCTACGAAAAGATCTTTCATTCCGTCAAGACCTGCTTTTTCAGCTGCACGAGTCAAAATTGAATTTTTGATAACTTTAAATTCAACACCGTTTTCGCGAAGATTACGACGAAGAACTGTATCTTGTTCAACTGTAAGACCACGTGAATCAACAACAACGATAGATGCAGCAGCTTTCATTTTTTCAGCAACAGCATCAACTTGTTCAGCTTTTTTAGCAATAATTGCTTCACTCATTAGTTTTACCTCCGTTATTATTTTTGGGCTAGGTACAAAAAAATTCGCACCTAAACCTAGACACGAAAGTACAAATACGTTATTTCATCATTACGTTTTGTGCCTCGGCAGGAATATTACGAGCACGGCTCCCCTGCTGTCTTAGGTCAGTTTCATTACAAAACCTTAATTATTATAACTTAGATTTTTGTAGCTGTCAACACTTTTTTACTTTTTTTGCTTAATTTTTTTATTTTTACTCTTTTCTGCTATTAAATAACACGCTAATTGACTTTTGAATTTTTCTAACAAAACCCTAAAATCATATTATAGTATTAGTTTTAAAAATATCAAACGCTTACTAGATAAAAAAATCATATTTTCTGCGCATAATTCTTTGACTTTTACTGACCAAAGGTGTATTATATCCTCAGAAGGTGATTGATAGGAACAATTGATAAATCTCTTTAAATACGACCTCTCTACTCCGATATGTAAAGACTAAAGGGATTTGACCTTCAATCTTCCAAATCATAGCATAATATCATTTGGAATTATTTTAAGAATGAAAAGAGGTAATTATACATGGCAAACAATCAATTTTACGGAAGAGATCCTTTTGGAAATATGGATGATATCTTCAACCAATTAATGGGAAACATGGGAGGATACAATTCAGAAAATAAACGTTACCTAATCAATGGTCGCGAAGTAACTCCTGAAGAATTTGCTCAATACCGTCAAACTGGTAAACTCCCAGGAAATGCTGATTATCAAGAAGGTGCTCCTACTTCTGCACCTAAAGAAGATGGTATCTTGGCTAAACTTGGAACAAACTTAACTGAACGTGCTCGTAGCAACGAACTCGATCCCGTTATCGGACGTAACAAGGAAATTCAAGAAACAGCTGAAATCTTGTCTCGTCGTACAAAGAACAACCCAGTTCTAGTCGGGGATGCTGGTGTTGGTAAAACAGCTGTCGTTGAAGGATTAGCGCAAGCTATTGTTAACGGTGACGTGCCTGCTGCTATCAAGAACAAAGAAATCATCTCAATTGATATTTCAGGCCTTGAAGCTGGTACACAATACCGTGGTGCTTTCGAAGAAAACATCCAAAACATGATTAAAGAAGTCAAAGACGCTGGTAATATCATCCTCTTCTTTGATGAAATTCATCAAATTCTTGGAGCTGGTTCAACTGGTGGTGACTCTGGTTCTAAAGGTCTAGCAGATATTCTTAAACCTGCTCTCTCTCGTGGTGAATTGACTGTTATTGGTGCTACTACTCAAGACGAATACCGCAATACCATTTTGAAAAATGCTGCGCTCGCTCGTCGTTTCAACGAAGTTAAAGTTAACGCTCCTTCTGCTCAAGACAGCTTTAACATCTTGATGGGTATTCGTGATTTGTACGAAAAACACCACAATGTTATCCTTCCAGATAACGTTTTGAAAGCTGCCGTTGACTTTTCAATCCAATACATTCCACAACGTAGTTTACCAGATAAAGCAATTGACTTAATCGATATGACTGCTGCTCACCTAGCTGCACAACATCCTGTAACTGATGTTAAATCTTTGGAAAAAGAAATTGCAGAACAAAAAGAAAAACAAGAAGCCGCTGCCGCTAAAGAGGATTACGAAGCAGCTCTTAACGCCAAAGTGCGTATCGAAGAATTGCAAAAACAAATCGATAATCACACTGAAGACAAGAAAGTTACTGCTACCGTTAATGACGTTGCTGAGTCCGTTGAACGTCTAACTGGTGTGCCTGTTTCAAACATGGGCGCAAGCGACATCGAACGTTTGAAAGAATTGGCTAGTCGTTTGAAAGGTAAAGTCATTGGTCAAGACGAAGCTGTAGATGCTGTTGCTCGTGCTATTCGCCGTAACCGTGCTGGTTTTGATGAAGGAAACCGACCAATTGGTAGCTTCCTCTTCGTAGGTCCTACTGGTGTTGGTAAGACAGAACTTGCTAAACAATTGGCTCTTGATATGTTTGGTTCAAAAGATGCAATCATCCGTCTAGACATGTCTGAGTACTCTGACCGCACAGCCGTTTCTAAGTTGATTGGTACAACTGCTGGTTATGTTGGTTACGATGACAACAATAACACACTTACTGAACGTGTTCGTCGTAATCCTTACTCAATCGTTCTTCTTGATGAAATTGAAAAAGCCGACCCACAAGTTATTACACTTCTTCTTCAAGTTTTGGACGATGGTCGTTTGACTGATGGTCAAGGTAATACAATTAACTTCAAGAACACTGTTATCATTGCTACATCTAACGCTGGCTTTGGTAATGAAGCTTTGACAGGTCAAGAAGACAAAGACATGAAGATTATGGATCGTATCGCTCCATACTTCCGTCCGGAATTCCTTAACCGTTTCAACGGTATCATCGAATTCTCTCACTTGACTAAGGATGACTTGAACGAAATCGTTGACTTGATGCTAGCTGAAGTTAGCAAGACTATCGCTAAGAAAGGTATTGATTTGGTTGTCAGCGATGAAGCTAAACAACACCTTATCGAAGAAGGCTACGATGAAGCTATGGGTGTTCGACCACTCCGCCGTGTTATCGAACAAGAAATTCGCGATAAAATCACTGATTTCTACCTTGATCACACAGATGTTAAACACCTTAAAGCTGATATGGTTGACGGAGAACTTGTTATCAGCGAAAAATAAGCCTATCAAGGCACTCCAATTTCTAAGCACTCCTAATCTCTTAAAAGCTCAACCCAACTTGTTATGGGTTGGGCTTTTTCTACCATAATATAGGACAAGTATGATTTTTCTAAAAACCCCCTAGTACCTTATCATATAAAATGTTACAATATGACTGTTGACTCTATTAGAAAGAAGGACATGGTGTGAATGATTTAGAATACATGCCTCAGAACAGTCGTTTTGAAGCTGTTTTACTCGGATTTTTAGGTGGTGCCCTAGACGTCTATTGCCAAATTCAATTTGACACACTTGTTGCCACCCAAACCGGAAATATTCTTTTTCTTATCGCTGATATTAGTCATAGTTCACTTCATCAGACACTTATCCGTTTGTACTCAGTTTTATTCTTTTCACTCGGATTTATGTTTGGATTGCGTGTACGTGCCAAAGCCAAAACAGCCTTTTGGCGTGCCTATGCTATTTTGCCTTTATTAGTTGTAACGATTGCTTTGCCACTATTACCTGAGAATCGTTTACTTTGGGTTATTCTTTTAGCGCTCGGTACTGGTTTACTAACTTTGACATTCTCTGGTAGCCAGATTGAATCGCACGCTTATTCTATTTTAATGACTTCAGGAAATTACCGTAAAATGATTACAGCATGGCACAACTACTTAACTGTTGAAGAAAAAACAGCAAAAATGAAACGACAAGCTGTGAACTATTCTTTGGTCGTTGTTAGCTTTATCATCGGTGCTATCTTTGTCGCGATTGTCCACCATTTCATTCAAGTAAGAACCATCTGGGTAGTATCGCTCACCCTGGCTGCTATCGTTTATCATTACACAAGTGTGGTTATCCGCTACCGCCTTCAAGAAACAAATCTATAATCAAAAAAACGTTTGGAAAACTCCAAACGTTTTTATTTTAATTTATCAGCCAATAATTTAATGTCTTCTGGGCGAGTTCGGCAACAGCCACCGACAATCTTTGCGCCGAGTTTGTGCCAAACTTGACTATTTTCACACAAGGTATGTGAATTGTCTGGTGATGATTTCCAAGTCTGTGTTGCCCCGTCATAGATTTCTCCAGAATTTGGATAAGTTACCAAAGGTTTTTGAGAAATTGTGCGACTAGCTTTCAACAAATCTGAAATAATCGCTGGTCGGCTACAATTAATCCCAAAAGCAAGAATTTGTTTGCTGCTGTCGCAGAGTTTTGCGACCTCAGTCATTAGCGTTCCATCAGAAATGCTCTGACTATCTTGTGCCGTA from Streptococcus ruminicola encodes the following:
- the rplJ gene encoding 50S ribosomal protein L10, which gives rise to MSEAIIAKKAEQVDAVAEKMKAAASIVVVDSRGLTVEQDTVLRRNLRENGVEFKVIKNSILTRAAEKAGLDGMKDLFVGPSAVAFSNEDVVAPAKVLSDFAKDAEALEIKGGAIEGAVSSKEEIAALASLPNREGLLSMLLSVLQAPVRNVALAVKAVADNKEDDAA
- a CDS encoding YoaK family protein produces the protein MPQNSRFEAVLLGFLGGALDVYCQIQFDTLVATQTGNILFLIADISHSSLHQTLIRLYSVLFFSLGFMFGLRVRAKAKTAFWRAYAILPLLVVTIALPLLPENRLLWVILLALGTGLLTLTFSGSQIESHAYSILMTSGNYRKMITAWHNYLTVEEKTAKMKRQAVNYSLVVVSFIIGAIFVAIVHHFIQVRTIWVVSLTLAAIVYHYTSVVIRYRLQETNL
- a CDS encoding AAA family ATPase, producing the protein MANNQFYGRDPFGNMDDIFNQLMGNMGGYNSENKRYLINGREVTPEEFAQYRQTGKLPGNADYQEGAPTSAPKEDGILAKLGTNLTERARSNELDPVIGRNKEIQETAEILSRRTKNNPVLVGDAGVGKTAVVEGLAQAIVNGDVPAAIKNKEIISIDISGLEAGTQYRGAFEENIQNMIKEVKDAGNIILFFDEIHQILGAGSTGGDSGSKGLADILKPALSRGELTVIGATTQDEYRNTILKNAALARRFNEVKVNAPSAQDSFNILMGIRDLYEKHHNVILPDNVLKAAVDFSIQYIPQRSLPDKAIDLIDMTAAHLAAQHPVTDVKSLEKEIAEQKEKQEAAAAKEDYEAALNAKVRIEELQKQIDNHTEDKKVTATVNDVAESVERLTGVPVSNMGASDIERLKELASRLKGKVIGQDEAVDAVARAIRRNRAGFDEGNRPIGSFLFVGPTGVGKTELAKQLALDMFGSKDAIIRLDMSEYSDRTAVSKLIGTTAGYVGYDDNNNTLTERVRRNPYSIVLLDEIEKADPQVITLLLQVLDDGRLTDGQGNTINFKNTVIIATSNAGFGNEALTGQEDKDMKIMDRIAPYFRPEFLNRFNGIIEFSHLTKDDLNEIVDLMLAEVSKTIAKKGIDLVVSDEAKQHLIEEGYDEAMGVRPLRRVIEQEIRDKITDFYLDHTDVKHLKADMVDGELVISEK